The DNA sequence GAGATCCTGGAAAAATTCATGGGGGCCTGCGAGGCCCTCGGCTTCATGCATCACCACGGTGAAAAACACGGGGATGTGCGGCGGGACCATATCTTTGTCGAATACGGATCAGGCCATTACAGGTGGATTGATTTTGACTATGCCTATGAAAGCGTGGAAAACCCCTTTGGCCTGGACCTGTTCGGCTTGGGCAGTATCCTGCTTTTTATCACCGGAAAAGGGGTCCATGACAATGTCAGCCTTCCTTCGACCCGGTCCGGCCGGGAGTTTTTCAATGGGCTTTCTCCTGATGATTTTTCTGTGCTTTTTCCCAACCGGCTCATTAACCTGAAAAAGCTTTTTCCCTACATCCCCAGGTCCCTTAATCATGTCCTGATGCATTTTTCCAAAGGGACCTACGTTACCTATGAGAGCGTTGACGAGCTGCTGGGAGATCTGGCCAAAGCCAGCAGGGATCTTGCAAAAGGATGAGTCCCGGCTTAACGGCCAGTTTTCTTTTTTTGCTGACCTTTAACCAGGGAGGTGCAGATGAACTTCAAGAAAATCCTTGTGGCTGTCGATGCCTCGGATAACTCAGCCCGGGCGGTTGAATACACCGGAGTTATGACCGGCAAGGCAGGGGATTGCGATATTCATTTGTTTTACGCTGAACGCCTGCCTGAACGGGATATTTATCCGGATGAAGAGTCGTGGTGCGCGGCCTGTCAGGAAGAGCAGGAAAAGATCAGGGTGTTCCTGGACAAGGCCAGGGAGATTCTGCTGAAACACGGAGTCAAGTCTGAACGGATCACAGTCAATTATCTGCCTGGTGCTGAATTCACCTGTCCCTCTGGCCGGAAGGCCGGACGGAGTGTGGCCGATCAGATCATGCATGCCCAGAAAGAGGGCGGTTTTGGAACTGTTGTTGTGGGCCGGAGAGGTGTTTCCAAGGCTGAGGAGTTTCTGTTCGGCAGCGTGTCCACCAAGATCATTCACCATATCAAGAACTGCAGCGTGTGGGTGGTGGAATAGCATTCCCAAGGCGCAGGGCCGGGGTTGCCGGCTGGTCCTGGTCCGGATACAGCTCTGCCCGGCCCGGAGCGGAAAGGTTTGAGGTGCCGGCTCCCTAATCAGTGCTGATGTCGTAGCTTTTGAGCTTGCGGTACAAATAGCTCCGTTCCAGGCCGATGGCCTCGGCCAGCCTGGAGATGTTCCCGTCGTACTCTTTGAGCTTGCAGTCCAGGAACCAGGCTTCAAACCGGGACCTGGCCTGCTTGAAATCACCGGGCAGTTCCTGGCCGTCCTGGAATCCTGCCGGTTCAAGTCCGGACTGCATCCGGGCACAGCTGATCTCACCGGGGAGCATGGCTGGAGTAACTTCCTGGCCCTGGTAGAGGATGTACAGGCGTTCCACAAAATTCTTGAGTTCCCGGACATTGCCCGGCCAGGAGTGGTTCTGGAGGACAGCAACGGCTTCCCTGGTAAAGGACAGGGGCTTGAAGTTGTGCTCCTGGCTGAGCTGATGGATGAACTCCTCCAGCAGGATTGGAATGTCCTCTTTTCTTTCCCGCAGGGGAGGAAGGTTCAGGGGGAAGACATTCAGGCGGTAGTACAGATCTTCCCGGAAATTCCCTTTTTTTATTTCCTGGAGCAGGTCCTTGTTGGTGGCTGCAATGACCCGGACATTGACGCTGATGGTCCGGTGGCCACCCACCCGTTCAAAACTCTGTTCCTGGAGGATGCGCAGGATCTTGGCCTGGGTCTTGAGGCTCATGTCTCCTATTTCATCAAGAAACAGGGTTCCCTGGTGGGCCAGCTCGAATTTGCCCTGCCTGGACCCGGAAGCTCCGGTAAAGGACCCTTTTTCATGGCCGAACAGCTCAGATTCGATCAGTTCTTCCGGGATGGCCGCACAATTGACCGCCACCAGGGTCTGGTCGGCCCGTTTGCTTTTGATGTGGATGGAACGGGCCACAATCTCCTTGCCTGTTCCGTTTTCTCCGGTGATGAGGACCCAGGCCTCGGTGGGGGCCACCTGATCGATGGCCTGGCGGAGTTCCCTGATGACCCCGGACTGGCCGGTGATGTCCCGGACAGTAATGCCTTTGGTGTTCAGCCTGAGGTTGCGGTTTTCCCTTCTGAGGCTGGAAAATTCCAGGGCCTTCTGGGAGGTGATGAGCACCTTTTCCAGGGACAAAGGTTTTTCAATAAAGTCAAAGGCCCCGTTCTTGATGGCCTGGACTGCGGTCTGGATATTGCCGTGGCCTGAAATCATGATCACCGGGATGTCGGGATGCTTTTCATGAAGCCGGGTCAGAACCTGGAGGCCGTCCATTCCCGGCAGCCAGATGTCCAGGAGGATCAGGTCGATGCTTGGTTCCACTGCAGCCAGGCCGTGTTCCCCGCTTTCTGCTTCCACCACCTGGTAACCTTCATCCTCCAGAATGCCCCGCAGGGACAGGCGGATATCCTGCTCATCATCCACGATGAGCACTTTTCCATGTATCTCAGCCATTTATTTTGATCCTTGTCATGTCCACCGGATATTATCAAGTCAGAATCAACTGCAGGTTTATGGTTAAGGAATTTTCCGACTTTAATCAAGAAGGCAGTGGCAGATCCTGGACTGATCAGATCCGGGCCGGTAAGGGATGCAGGCTGGACTGGTCTGGGAAAACAGAAAAAATTCACATAGTTTTTTTCGTGTCCGGAAAAGGGTAAACACTTTGGTTCAGTGGGGTGAAGCATACTTTTGAAAATTGAGGTGTTCCGGGCAGAAAGAATCAAGATTGTTTCACCCCCGGACCAAAGCCACCCTTGAGCTTGAGGAGCAGGGCATGAGAAGGAAAAAACATGAGGAAAATACTTAATATGTACATCCCCCAGGCTGGGAGCTATGAATAACAAGCTTCGGGCCGGGGCAAACCAGAAATCAGCCAGGGAGGATCATTTGCAGAGCATATCAGCCAAGCCCATCTGCCAGGAACAGGACGCCTGTGCCATTATTGCCTTTATTGACAAGCGGGGTAAGGCCAATCACGCTAATATCGTCCGGACCATTGAGGCTTTGAAAAAAATGGCCCATCGTTCCGGGGACATAAACGACGAAGGGGACGGATGCGGCATTATGGTGGACGTTCCCCGCGAACTCTGGAGCCGCAGGCTGCACAGGGCCGGTCTTTCCCCTCATCTGGCTGATTCCAGCGGTTTTTTTGTGGGACACTTTATGCTGCCCCACAAGATCAGATCAAAGGCAGACCATGTCCTGGACCGGGTTAGAAAAGTGTTTGAAGAACGCGGCCTGGATATTCTCCTGGAAGTCAGGGGCAACACCAATGACCAGGAGCTGGGCCCCATGGCCAGGGCCGAGGCTCCCCTGTTCTGGCAGGTTGCCGGGCTGGTTGGTCAGGATCTCAAGTCTCCGGCTGAAAAGCTCCTTTTCAGGGTCCAGCTGGAACTGGAAAGTTCAGTGCCTGAGCTGCATATTGCGTCTTTGTCCAGGCAGAGTTCGGTTTACAAGGTCCGAGGCGGTCCAGACCTTTTGCAGCGGGTGTTTCCGGATCTGCGTGATCCGGCTGCCGGCTCCAGGATCTGCCTGGGCCACAGCCGCTACTCCACCAATACCCTGCCCACGGTGGAGCGGACCCAGCCTTTTTCCCTGCTGGCCCATAACGGAGAGATCAATACCATTGAAAGGCTCAGAGGGGCCTCCCGCAACCTGGGCATTGAACCGGTGCCCGGTGGCAGCGATTCCCAGGACCTGAACCGGGCTGTTGAAGGGCTGATCAACAGCCACGGGTTTGATCCGGTGGAGGCCTTTGCCATGGTTTTTCCAGCCGTGTCCAGTGAGGTGGGGCAGTATCCCGAAGACCTGGGCCGGGTTTATGATTTTTACCGCTGGTTCTTTCCACCCTCGGCCCAGGGTCCGGCAGCCATAATTGCCAGGCACGGGGATGTCTGCCTGGGCAGTGTGGATGCCCTGGGACTCAGGCCCCTCTGGTTTGGAGAGAGCGACTACAATTATTACCTGTCTTCGGAAAAAGGGGTGGTGGATCTGGAAGATACAGCCAGGGACCCCAGGCCTCTGGCTCCGGGCGAGAAAATAGCCATTTTCTCGGCTCCGGCCAGGCGGGCCATTGTGTTTGATTACCAGGCCTATCAGGACCAGCTGGTCAGGCTGATGCAAAGCCGCAAGGATCTCTCGGGCCAGGCCAGGTTTCTGTACCGGGAGATCCCCGGGATAGAGCAGGACAATGCCCGGGCCACCAAGCTGACCGGATTGAATGACCAGTGGGCGGACCAGGATGAGCCGGTCCGGGAAAATCTCCTGGCTGCCCTGGGATGGCACAGGTACGACCTGGACATCCGCAAAAAGACCGCCCGGACCGGCAGGGCGGTTATCGGGTCCATGGGTTATCAGGGGCCTTTGGCCTGGTTTAATGCTCAGGGCCTGCCCAATGTTTCGGAGTACTTCAAGGAAAACGTGGCTGTAGTCACCAACCCGGCCATTGACCGGGAACGGGAGGCTGATCATTTTTCCACCCATGTCATTCTGGGCGACCGGCCAAGGTCGGGTCTGACCGGGACGTCCAGGCCAGTGGGCCTGGAGCTGGGCACTCCCCTGCTCCTGGGAGGGTTCAGGGTTGATGGGATCGGTCTGGAAGCCATCTCCAGAATTAAAGCTTCTTACCGGGCTGGAATCCTGGAAGAGGTGGCCGGTTTTTTCACTGGCCAGGGCCGGGACCTTAAGCGGCTGAAGGTGCTGGATGCCACCTTTGATCCGGAAGAAGGTCTGAAAACAAGTCTTCAGACTCTGGCAGCCAGGGCCGGGGAAGCAGTGCAAAAAGGCGGGGTCCTGGTGGTGCTGGATGATTCTGGAAGTTTTTCCAGGGGCAGGGTGCAGATTGATCCCCTGCTTGGCACGGCCTTTGTGGGCAACTATCTGGAGGAAAAGGGCCTGCGCCGGTCCTGCTCCATAATTGTCAGGTCCGGGGCTGTGCGTAATCTGCACGACATCATGTGCCTGCTGGGCATGGGAGCTGACGCGATAAACCCGTACATGATCTGGAAGGTGGCCCTGGAGTATCTGGATGAAGGCCTTCTCCCGGAGCAGGCTTTGCAGAACACCATGGACGTGCTGCAGAAGGGCATGGAAAAGGTCATGTCCACCATGGGCATCCACGAGCTTTGCGGCTATGGCCGGATTTTCTCCTCCATGGGTCTGGCAGCTGAGCTGGAGAAGATATTCAGGTGTCCGAATTTCTGCGGATCAGCTCAGGCTGGTCTTGGCTTTTCCGGTCTGGAAGAAATGGGCCGGATGCGCCTTTTAAGGGCTGCTTCCAGTGATCCCGGGCTATGGAAAGACCCGGCCAGAAATCCCAGGGTGGGCCGGGTCATGCGCAGAGCAGCCACTGGCAAAACCGGCTTCAAAGAGCTGGCCAGGGAACTGCAGGACCTGGACCGGGAAAATCCAGTTGCCCTGCGCCATGTCCTGGATTTTGCCCCTTCTGCCAGAACCAGCCCCCTGACCATGCAGGATGTGGATATCAGCATTAACGGCCATTCCATGCCCCTGGTCATTCCGGCCATGAGTTTCGGTTCCCAGGGAGAAAGCTCCTTCAGGACCTATGCCCAGGCTGGTAAAGCCCTGAATATTGTCTGTTTAAACGGCGAAGGGGGTGAGATCCCGGACATGCTGGGCAGGTACCGTAGCAACAGGGGCCAGCAGATTGCTTCGGGCCGGTTCGGGGTGCACATGGGGTTTCTCAATTCTGCGGACTTTCTGGAGATCAAGATCGGCCAAGGGGCCAAGCCCGGCGAAGGCGGACATCTGCCCGGACAGAAGGTCACGGAAATGGTGGCCAGGGCCAGGCACTGCAAGCCGGGTATTGCCCTTATCTCCCCTTCCAACCATCATGATATCTATTCCATTGAGGACCTGGCCCAGATTATCACTGAACTCAAGACAGCCAGCCCCCTGGCCCGGATTTCGGTTAAGATCCCGGTAACCAGCGGGGTGGGCACCATTGCCGTGGGCGTGGCCAAGGCCGGGGCTGATATTGTCAATATTTCCGGATTTGACGGCGGTACTGGCGCAGCCAGGGAGCACAGCAAAAAGTACGTGGGTCTGCCTGTGGAGATTGGAGTGAGCCAGGCCCATAAAGCTCTGGTGGAATGCGGTCTGCGCCATGAGGTGGAGATCTGGTGCGATGGAGGTCTTAGAAGCGGGGCTGATGCCCTGAAGATGATCCTTCTGGGGGCAGACCGGGCTGCCATGGGCACGGCTGCCCTCATGGGCATAGGCTGCATCAGCTGCATGCGCTGCCACCTGGATACCTGTCCCAGGGGTATTTCCACCCAGGTCAGGACCAAGGATGAGGCCAGCCAGCGGGGGGTCAAGGGGTTTACACCCATGGACCAGGCCGTAGAAACCAATAACCTGGTCCGCCTGTTCACCTGTTTTGGAGAGGAGATGCGCAGCATTCTGGCCGGGCTGGGCATTGCCAGGGTCAGAGATGCTGTGGGCCGGACCGACCTTCTGACCCAGATCTCCCACAAGCAGGAGATCTGTCTTGAAGAGATGCTGACCCGACCGGCCATGTTCGGTCCGTCCTGCGTACTGGGGGCCCTGCGCATGGTCCGCAAGCCTCTTAATTATCTGACCAGGCTGGTTTCGGATATTTCCATGGCTGAATTCAGGGATGAGGAAACATCAGAGGTCCGGTTTACCGACCGGTACGTGCGCAGCGTGGACCGGGCCATGGGGACCTATTTGGCTGGAGAAGTGGTCCGCCAGTTCGGGGATGCGGGCAAGCGCAGGTTCAGGATCAGGCTGGATTCCTCGGTTCCGGGCAATGGGCTTTGCGCCTTCAATATCCGGGGGATTGATCTGACCGTGGATGGAGGCGCTCAGGACGGTACTGCCAAGAGCAGTCTGGGCGGAACCTGCAAGGTATTCAAGGGAGCCAATCTCATGGGGCGCAGGGTGGACGGATCAACCGGCAAGAGCTTTGCCTATGGAGCCATTGAAGGGCTGCTCATGGTCCAGAATTATGCCGATTCCAGGGCCTGTATCCGCATGTCCGGAGCTGATGCGGTGTTCGGAGCCAGGATCACCTCCAGGGTCCGGGACCAACTGGGCAACCTGGCTGCCAGGGCTCATTTGAAGGGTTTTGCCTTTGAATACATGACTGGTGGACGGGTGGTGGTTCTGGGTGATCCTGGACCCTGGATCTGTTCAGGCATGACCGGCGGGGTGGTTTATCAATGCCTTTATCCGGAATGGGGCTTTAGGGTGGAGTCCATAACCAGGCGGCTGGCCGCAGGGGCGGATGTGGCTGTGGAAAAGGTTGATTCATCCGACCTGGCCGGGATCAGGGAGCTTTTAAGGGGATATGTCCAGGGTCTGAGGTCAACCTTTCAGGATGAGGAGGCCAGGGAAGTGGAAAAGATCCTGGAACAGGCCGGGGAGCGGTTTGTCAGGATAGTCCCGGCCCACAGAAACCCGCCCCGGGCAGAGTAGGGAAAGGATGGAAAAAAAGGGCCAAGGGGAAAGGGAAGATGGGCATAGATTACTTTGTTGCCATGGCTCCTGATAGCAAGGGCTGGTTCAGCCGGTTCCCGGCCTGGCAATGACAACAGACCCTGCCTGTCATTGTCAGGGAGTTTTAGACCATAGCGACCTGTCCCGACTGGAGCGAGTTCACTTGATAGTCAGTCCGGTTGCCTTGATGTGGCGGACCAATGGATTATCATCTGAAAAGTCGGATGTTTTAAAAGGCAATGGTGAGAGAAGAAAGCTTGTTGCCAGGGTGGTTTTCCTGATTTTTTCCTTGTCCTTGAATCTTATTCCTTCAAAGTCGTCTGAAACAATGGCGATATCAATGTCGCTCCATTCATCTGCCCTGCCTGCAGTCCGGCTTCCAAACAATATTGCATGACGGATGCGAATTCTGCTGCTTTCAAGGGACTGGATATAATTTTCTACAATGGACCTGATTTCAGATGGGATTTCAACCATGAAAACATCTCCTTGATTTTTTCGAGATGATGCAGTGCAAAATCCCTGGTGCATATTTTGTAAAATTCGCGCTTATAATCCGGATACCTGGCTTCGATATGGAAATCATTAACCCGGTCCAGCCAGACAAGGGTCTCCTGATCCATTTCCAGGCTGGATTCATGGACAAGCCTGACCAGGTTGTGGGTCCTTGGAGGCAGTATGAGCATTATGTTCAAGTACGTATACAGCCTTCAGGGCTTTTTCCAGCACCAGGTGACCCATGAACAGACACCAGTCATATTTTTCAGAATAAAACAGGCTGTCAGCAGTGTCCAGGTCGTGCTCAGCGCTTTCCAGCCAGTAGTTTAACTGGTCATTGATGTTCATAATCAAAACATAGCAATTGTCAGAATGATTGAAAAGTCGAAAAATGATGCAATTGATTCTAAACAGCAGGTGGTATGAGAAAAGGGGGGAAGGAAGCACAGAGCCTGGGGATCAGCTTATGCCCTGCTGACAGTGACCGTCATGCCAGGATTAATATGACAGCCCTTATTTCGAGTTGGACATAAAATTAAGCCTGATAATTTTCATTGACGAATGAATCTATCAGGCTTAATTTTATGTCAACCATTGGAGGGATTGACATGGATCTAAGCACCTACAGGGTAATGCTGCATCTGAACCCCTGGATAGAGGATCAGTCTGTCTGGCCGGGGCATGCGGCCCGTCATCTTCCGGAAAATTATATTCCAAGATCATTCAGTCCTGAACTAAGCAGGGACAAGGTGAGCCTGATCATTGGACCCCGGCAGGCCGGCAAATCCACCCTGGCCTGGAAAACTATCAGCAGTTCATTAAGCCCATTTGTTTTTATTAATTGCGAAGAACAGCTTCTGAAAGAACTCTGCTCATCACCGGCCCTGTTTCTGGATGAGCTGGACAGGCTGGCTCCTGATGCAGCTGGATATTTTTTTGAGGAAGCACAGCACCTTGAAGAGGCAGGCCTGTTTTTAAAGGGTCTGGTTGATCTCAAGCCTGAGAAAAAAATACTGGCTACTGGTTCATCCAGCTATCATCTTAAATCTAAAACCAGGGAATCCCTGGCCGGCCGGGCCATCAGGCATGTTCTGCACCCCTTTGGACTCAGGGAACTTGTTCCTGGTAATAAATCTGAAACAGTAGCCAGAATAAAAGCCAGGGAGATCTGGCATGAACTTGCCCTTTACGGAGGATATCCTGAAGCCTGGCTGAGCAGAAACAGGCAGGATGTTCTGGGACGATTAACCGAAGCCTTTGTGCTTAGAGATGCATCAGACCTGTACCAGATCAAAAATCCTTCATCATTCAGGAAACTCATGGAGCTGGCTGCTTCTCAGACCGCCAATCTGACCAATTATTCCAGCTTTGCTGATAATCTGGGCATCAGCGTGAACACAGTAGCCCAGTACTTAAGCATCCTTGAACAGAGTCATATTATCAGACTTTTGCCTCCCTTTGTGGGCGGCAAAAGGGCGGAAATAACTTCAAGGCCTAAAATTTTCTTTTTGGACAACGGGATAAGAAATTATCTTTTTGGAGGATTTGATGACCTAGGAAACCGGGCAGACAGGGGAGCGCTTACGGAAAATCTTGTTTTCTCTGAACTCTGCAAGAGGCTGAACCTGCTCAAGGATCAGCTATATTACTGGAGGAGCACTTCAGGGGCTGAAGTGGATTTTGTCCTGAAGCATGATAACCGGCTGGTGGCAGTGGAGGTCAAGTCCGGGGCAATGAAAAAGCCCAGGATAAGCAGATCCCTGAGAAGTTTTATCCAGGCTTATGGGCCGGATATGGTTTATGTGGTCA is a window from the Desulfonatronovibrio hydrogenovorans DSM 9292 genome containing:
- a CDS encoding universal stress protein, with translation MNFKKILVAVDASDNSARAVEYTGVMTGKAGDCDIHLFYAERLPERDIYPDEESWCAACQEEQEKIRVFLDKAREILLKHGVKSERITVNYLPGAEFTCPSGRKAGRSVADQIMHAQKEGGFGTVVVGRRGVSKAEEFLFGSVSTKIIHHIKNCSVWVVE
- a CDS encoding sigma-54-dependent transcriptional regulator: MHGKVLIVDDEQDIRLSLRGILEDEGYQVVEAESGEHGLAAVEPSIDLILLDIWLPGMDGLQVLTRLHEKHPDIPVIMISGHGNIQTAVQAIKNGAFDFIEKPLSLEKVLITSQKALEFSSLRRENRNLRLNTKGITVRDITGQSGVIRELRQAIDQVAPTEAWVLITGENGTGKEIVARSIHIKSKRADQTLVAVNCAAIPEELIESELFGHEKGSFTGASGSRQGKFELAHQGTLFLDEIGDMSLKTQAKILRILQEQSFERVGGHRTISVNVRVIAATNKDLLQEIKKGNFREDLYYRLNVFPLNLPPLRERKEDIPILLEEFIHQLSQEHNFKPLSFTREAVAVLQNHSWPGNVRELKNFVERLYILYQGQEVTPAMLPGEISCARMQSGLEPAGFQDGQELPGDFKQARSRFEAWFLDCKLKEYDGNISRLAEAIGLERSYLYRKLKSYDISTD
- a CDS encoding glutamate synthase-related protein → MNNKLRAGANQKSAREDHLQSISAKPICQEQDACAIIAFIDKRGKANHANIVRTIEALKKMAHRSGDINDEGDGCGIMVDVPRELWSRRLHRAGLSPHLADSSGFFVGHFMLPHKIRSKADHVLDRVRKVFEERGLDILLEVRGNTNDQELGPMARAEAPLFWQVAGLVGQDLKSPAEKLLFRVQLELESSVPELHIASLSRQSSVYKVRGGPDLLQRVFPDLRDPAAGSRICLGHSRYSTNTLPTVERTQPFSLLAHNGEINTIERLRGASRNLGIEPVPGGSDSQDLNRAVEGLINSHGFDPVEAFAMVFPAVSSEVGQYPEDLGRVYDFYRWFFPPSAQGPAAIIARHGDVCLGSVDALGLRPLWFGESDYNYYLSSEKGVVDLEDTARDPRPLAPGEKIAIFSAPARRAIVFDYQAYQDQLVRLMQSRKDLSGQARFLYREIPGIEQDNARATKLTGLNDQWADQDEPVRENLLAALGWHRYDLDIRKKTARTGRAVIGSMGYQGPLAWFNAQGLPNVSEYFKENVAVVTNPAIDREREADHFSTHVILGDRPRSGLTGTSRPVGLELGTPLLLGGFRVDGIGLEAISRIKASYRAGILEEVAGFFTGQGRDLKRLKVLDATFDPEEGLKTSLQTLAARAGEAVQKGGVLVVLDDSGSFSRGRVQIDPLLGTAFVGNYLEEKGLRRSCSIIVRSGAVRNLHDIMCLLGMGADAINPYMIWKVALEYLDEGLLPEQALQNTMDVLQKGMEKVMSTMGIHELCGYGRIFSSMGLAAELEKIFRCPNFCGSAQAGLGFSGLEEMGRMRLLRAASSDPGLWKDPARNPRVGRVMRRAATGKTGFKELARELQDLDRENPVALRHVLDFAPSARTSPLTMQDVDISINGHSMPLVIPAMSFGSQGESSFRTYAQAGKALNIVCLNGEGGEIPDMLGRYRSNRGQQIASGRFGVHMGFLNSADFLEIKIGQGAKPGEGGHLPGQKVTEMVARARHCKPGIALISPSNHHDIYSIEDLAQIITELKTASPLARISVKIPVTSGVGTIAVGVAKAGADIVNISGFDGGTGAAREHSKKYVGLPVEIGVSQAHKALVECGLRHEVEIWCDGGLRSGADALKMILLGADRAAMGTAALMGIGCISCMRCHLDTCPRGISTQVRTKDEASQRGVKGFTPMDQAVETNNLVRLFTCFGEEMRSILAGLGIARVRDAVGRTDLLTQISHKQEICLEEMLTRPAMFGPSCVLGALRMVRKPLNYLTRLVSDISMAEFRDEETSEVRFTDRYVRSVDRAMGTYLAGEVVRQFGDAGKRRFRIRLDSSVPGNGLCAFNIRGIDLTVDGGAQDGTAKSSLGGTCKVFKGANLMGRRVDGSTGKSFAYGAIEGLLMVQNYADSRACIRMSGADAVFGARITSRVRDQLGNLAARAHLKGFAFEYMTGGRVVVLGDPGPWICSGMTGGVVYQCLYPEWGFRVESITRRLAAGADVAVEKVDSSDLAGIRELLRGYVQGLRSTFQDEEAREVEKILEQAGERFVRIVPAHRNPPRAE
- a CDS encoding nucleotidyltransferase domain-containing protein gives rise to the protein MVEIPSEIRSIVENYIQSLESSRIRIRHAILFGSRTAGRADEWSDIDIAIVSDDFEGIRFKDKEKIRKTTLATSFLLSPLPFKTSDFSDDNPLVRHIKATGLTIK
- a CDS encoding HEPN domain-containing protein, giving the protein MLILPPRTHNLVRLVHESSLEMDQETLVWLDRVNDFHIEARYPDYKREFYKICTRDFALHHLEKIKEMFSWLKSHLKSGPL
- a CDS encoding HEPN domain-containing protein, producing the protein MNINDQLNYWLESAEHDLDTADSLFYSEKYDWCLFMGHLVLEKALKAVYVLEHNAHTASKDPQPGQACP
- a CDS encoding ATP-binding protein, with product MDLSTYRVMLHLNPWIEDQSVWPGHAARHLPENYIPRSFSPELSRDKVSLIIGPRQAGKSTLAWKTISSSLSPFVFINCEEQLLKELCSSPALFLDELDRLAPDAAGYFFEEAQHLEEAGLFLKGLVDLKPEKKILATGSSSYHLKSKTRESLAGRAIRHVLHPFGLRELVPGNKSETVARIKAREIWHELALYGGYPEAWLSRNRQDVLGRLTEAFVLRDASDLYQIKNPSSFRKLMELAASQTANLTNYSSFADNLGISVNTVAQYLSILEQSHIIRLLPPFVGGKRAEITSRPKIFFLDNGIRNYLFGGFDDLGNRADRGALTENLVFSELCKRLNLLKDQLYYWRSTSGAEVDFVLKHDNRLVAVEVKSGAMKKPRISRSLRSFIQAYGPDMVYVVNNELDYSMDVQGTEIRFIPGWDLFIGLNWQGLGAWRQGR